The following are encoded together in the Pseudomonas maumuensis genome:
- the gabP gene encoding GABA permease translates to MNTVGTDGNLAQGFKPRHVTMLSIAGIIGAGLFVGSGHAIAAAGPATIISYFVAGTLVVLVMRMLGEMAVAHPDTGSFSTYADQAIGRWAGYTIGWLYWWFWVLVIPIEALAAGHVLNAWFPQVDSWIFALASVLLLACTNLFSVAKYGEFEFWFAILKVTAILGFIGLGFAALAGWLPEREVSGLSTLVDEHGGFAPKGWSAVVGAFITVMFSFIGTEAVTIAASESSDPARNIAKATRSVIWRISTFYILSIFVIISVVPWNDPQLAVVGSYQRALEIMNIPNAALMVDFVVLIAVTSCMNSSIYIASRMMYSLAKRGDAPALLKNTSRVGVPRAAVFGSTLIGAAIAILNYFAPKGVFEFLLASSGAIALLVYLVIAISQLRMRGRLERENANLKFRMWLFPWLTWAVILFIGGALAVMMFTEEHRAEVTATLSLAIVISFLGIITTRGHGRGVVTARSPG, encoded by the coding sequence ATGAACACCGTGGGAACTGATGGCAACCTTGCTCAAGGTTTCAAGCCACGTCACGTAACGATGCTGTCCATCGCTGGCATCATCGGCGCGGGACTTTTCGTCGGCTCCGGGCATGCCATCGCGGCTGCCGGGCCGGCCACCATAATTTCCTATTTCGTGGCCGGCACCCTGGTGGTGCTGGTCATGCGCATGCTCGGCGAAATGGCCGTGGCCCACCCCGACACCGGCTCGTTCTCCACCTATGCCGACCAGGCCATCGGGCGCTGGGCCGGCTACACCATCGGCTGGCTGTACTGGTGGTTCTGGGTGCTGGTGATTCCCATCGAGGCGCTGGCCGCGGGGCATGTGCTCAACGCCTGGTTCCCCCAGGTGGACAGCTGGATCTTCGCCCTGGCCTCGGTGCTGCTGCTGGCCTGCACCAACCTGTTCAGCGTGGCCAAGTATGGTGAGTTCGAATTCTGGTTCGCCATTCTCAAGGTCACCGCGATTCTCGGCTTCATCGGCCTGGGTTTCGCCGCACTGGCGGGCTGGTTGCCGGAGCGCGAGGTCAGTGGGTTGAGCACGCTGGTTGACGAGCACGGCGGCTTCGCGCCCAAGGGCTGGTCGGCGGTGGTCGGTGCCTTCATCACCGTGATGTTCAGTTTCATCGGCACCGAGGCGGTGACCATCGCCGCCTCCGAGTCCAGCGACCCGGCGCGCAACATCGCCAAGGCCACCCGGTCGGTGATCTGGCGCATCAGTACCTTCTATATCCTGTCGATCTTCGTGATCATCTCGGTGGTGCCGTGGAACGACCCGCAGCTGGCGGTGGTGGGCTCGTACCAGCGCGCGCTGGAGATCATGAATATCCCCAACGCCGCGCTGATGGTCGACTTCGTGGTGCTGATCGCGGTGACCAGTTGCATGAACTCGTCTATCTACATCGCCTCGCGGATGATGTACTCGCTGGCCAAGCGCGGCGATGCGCCGGCGCTGTTGAAGAACACCTCACGGGTTGGCGTGCCGCGTGCGGCGGTGTTCGGCAGTACCCTGATCGGCGCGGCCATCGCCATCCTCAACTACTTCGCGCCCAAGGGCGTGTTCGAGTTCCTGCTGGCCAGCTCCGGCGCCATTGCCCTGCTGGTGTATCTGGTGATCGCCATTTCGCAACTGCGCATGCGTGGGCGGCTGGAGCGCGAGAACGCCAACCTCAAGTTCCGCATGTGGCTGTTCCCCTGGCTGACCTGGGCGGTGATCCTGTTCATCGGCGGCGCACTGGCCGTGATGATGTTTACCGAGGAACACCGCGCCGAGGTCACCGCCACCTTGAGCCTGGCGATCGTGATCTCGTTCCTCGGCATCATCACCACCCGGGGGCATGGGCGGGGTGTCGTGACGGCGCGCTCGCCGGGGTAA
- a CDS encoding efflux RND transporter periplasmic adaptor subunit: MLRGFRLALTLGLLHLPLAQAGDPPADPLLDTPAASSAGQNPRGVLRARDQAVLSSELAGRIVEMPYADGQDFKQGSTLARFDCSAYQAQLNAAQAAVRAAREELNHNRQLAALKSVGQFEVSLAEAKQAQAQAEAQVYQVQVRRCVVSAPFDGRVVQRRAQPHESVASGAPLLEVVDNRSLEIHLLVPSRWLGQLKPGQPFEFVPDETGKPLQAQVKRVGARIDEGSQTLQLIGELPRDSQGLLAGMSGTAHFPEQP; this comes from the coding sequence ATGCTTCGCGGTTTCCGTCTGGCTTTGACCCTGGGTCTGTTGCACCTGCCGCTGGCGCAGGCCGGCGACCCGCCCGCCGACCCCTTGCTCGATACTCCCGCAGCGTCCAGCGCCGGACAGAATCCCCGTGGTGTACTGCGTGCCCGCGACCAGGCCGTGTTGTCCAGTGAGCTGGCCGGGCGCATCGTCGAGATGCCCTATGCCGATGGCCAGGACTTCAAGCAGGGCAGCACCCTGGCGCGCTTCGATTGCAGCGCCTACCAGGCCCAGCTCAACGCCGCCCAGGCCGCCGTTCGCGCTGCTCGCGAAGAACTCAACCACAACCGCCAACTGGCCGCGCTGAAGTCGGTCGGCCAGTTCGAAGTGTCGCTGGCCGAGGCCAAGCAGGCCCAGGCCCAGGCCGAGGCCCAGGTGTACCAGGTGCAGGTCAGGCGCTGCGTGGTCAGCGCGCCGTTCGATGGCCGGGTGGTGCAGCGCCGGGCCCAGCCCCATGAAAGCGTGGCCAGTGGCGCGCCGCTGCTCGAGGTGGTGGACAACCGCTCGCTGGAGATCCACTTGCTGGTGCCTTCGCGTTGGCTGGGACAGCTCAAGCCTGGCCAGCCGTTCGAGTTCGTTCCCGATGAAACCGGCAAACCGCTGCAGGCCCAGGTCAAGCGCGTCGGCGCGCGGATCGACGAGGGCAGCCAGACGCTGCAACTGATCGGCGAGCTGCCCCGCGACAGTCAGGGGCTGCTGGCCGGCATGAGCGGCACCGCCCACTTCCCGGAACAGCCATGA